The Numenius arquata chromosome 7, bNumArq3.hap1.1, whole genome shotgun sequence genome has a window encoding:
- the PEX13 gene encoding peroxisome biogenesis factor 13 isoform X1 translates to MASQPPPPKPWENRRLAGTVAPAFQSADLGDNVLTRPGQPTVARIPPPILPRPSQQTGSSSLSTFRPAYTSSFSPGYGSYGTSFYGSYSPYSYGYGGLGYNRFRTDDIPPSRFVQQAEESSRGAFQSIESIVHAFASVSMMMDATFSAVYNSFRAVLDVANHFSRLKVHFTKVFSAFALVRTIRYLYQRLQRLLGLRKSSENEDLWAESEGTVARVGLEDKAANSAKSWPIFLFFAVIMGGPYLIWKLLSTYSDEETAVSSNWASGEDDHVVGRAEYDFNALSEEEISFRAGDMLKLAPKEQQPKIRGWLLASYDGQTTGLVPANYIKILGKRRGRKTMDVERITEQRPAFTGTSVRGSTATVTLEEQEAAFDSVFAGSNKVPVASNSTVVSGEKQEL, encoded by the exons ATGGCGTCGCAGCCGCCGCCTCCCAAACCCTGGGAGAACCGGCGGCTGGCGGGCACGGTGGCGCCGGCTTTCCA GTCTGCTGACTTGGGTGACAATGTGCTGACCAGGCCTGGACAACCCACAGTTGCACGGATACCTCCACCTATTTTGCCAAGACCATCACAGCAAACGGGAAGCAGTAGTCTGAGCACTTTCAGGCCAGCATATACCagttctttttctccaggctatgGTTCATACGGAACCTCTTTTTATGGAAGCTATAGTCCTTACAGTTATGGATATGGTGGCCTGGGTTATAACCGCTTTCGTACAGATGATATTCCTCCCAGCAGGTTTGTTCAGCAGGCTGAAGAGAGCAGCAGAGGTGCATTTCAGTCCATTGAAAGTATTGTGCATGCTTTTGCCTCGGTCAGCATGATGATGGATGCTACCTTTTCAGCTGTGTACAACAGTTTCAGAGCTGTGTTGGATGTAGCCAATCACTTCTCCCGCCTCAAAGTCCACTTCACAAAGGtgttttcagcttttgctttggTGAGAACTATAAGATATCTCTACCAACGTCTACAACGATTACTGGGTTTGCGGAAGAGCTCTGAGAATGAGGATTTGTGGGCTGAAAGTGAGGGGACAGTAGCTCGCGTTGGCCTCGAAGACAAGGCGGCTAACTCTGCAAAATCCTGGCccattttcttgttctttgctgTTATAATGGGAGGTCCCTATTTGATTTGGAAACTGCTTTCTACATACAGTGATGAAGAAACAG CAGTATCTAGTAACTGGGCAAGTGGAGAAGATGATCATGTAGTTGGAAGAGCAGAATATGACTTCAATGCGCTCTcagaagaagaaatttctttccGTGCTGGTGACATGCTAAAATTAGCACCCAAAg aacaaCAACCCAAAATCCGTGGTTGGCTTCTGGCTAGTTATGATGGCCAAACAACAGGACTCGTGCCAGCTAATTACATCAAAATCCTGGGCAAAAGAAGAGGTAGGAAAACAATGGACGTGGAAAGGATTACAGAGCAACGGCCAGCCTTTACCGGCACATCTGTTAGAGGATCCACTGCTACTGTGACTTTAGAGGAGCAGGAAGCTGCTTTTGATTCTGTTTTTGCTGGAAGTAATAAAGTTCCTGTTGCGTCTAACTCCACTGTGGTtagtggagagaaacaggaactCTAA
- the PEX13 gene encoding peroxisome biogenesis factor 13 isoform X2, with translation MASQPPPPKPWENRRLAGTVAPAFQSADLGDNVLTRPGQPTVARIPPPILPRPSQQTGSSSLSTFRPAYTSSFSPGYGSYGTSFYGSYSPYSYGYGGLGYNRFRTDDIPPSRFVQQAEESSRGAFQSIESIVHAFASVSMMMDATFSAVYNSFRAVLDVANHFSRLKVHFTKVFSAFALVRTIRYLYQRLQRLLGLRKSSENEDLWAESEGTVARVGLEDKAANSAKSWPIFLFFAVIMGGPYLIWKLLSTYSDEETVSSNWASGEDDHVVGRAEYDFNALSEEEISFRAGDMLKLAPKEQQPKIRGWLLASYDGQTTGLVPANYIKILGKRRGRKTMDVERITEQRPAFTGTSVRGSTATVTLEEQEAAFDSVFAGSNKVPVASNSTVVSGEKQEL, from the exons ATGGCGTCGCAGCCGCCGCCTCCCAAACCCTGGGAGAACCGGCGGCTGGCGGGCACGGTGGCGCCGGCTTTCCA GTCTGCTGACTTGGGTGACAATGTGCTGACCAGGCCTGGACAACCCACAGTTGCACGGATACCTCCACCTATTTTGCCAAGACCATCACAGCAAACGGGAAGCAGTAGTCTGAGCACTTTCAGGCCAGCATATACCagttctttttctccaggctatgGTTCATACGGAACCTCTTTTTATGGAAGCTATAGTCCTTACAGTTATGGATATGGTGGCCTGGGTTATAACCGCTTTCGTACAGATGATATTCCTCCCAGCAGGTTTGTTCAGCAGGCTGAAGAGAGCAGCAGAGGTGCATTTCAGTCCATTGAAAGTATTGTGCATGCTTTTGCCTCGGTCAGCATGATGATGGATGCTACCTTTTCAGCTGTGTACAACAGTTTCAGAGCTGTGTTGGATGTAGCCAATCACTTCTCCCGCCTCAAAGTCCACTTCACAAAGGtgttttcagcttttgctttggTGAGAACTATAAGATATCTCTACCAACGTCTACAACGATTACTGGGTTTGCGGAAGAGCTCTGAGAATGAGGATTTGTGGGCTGAAAGTGAGGGGACAGTAGCTCGCGTTGGCCTCGAAGACAAGGCGGCTAACTCTGCAAAATCCTGGCccattttcttgttctttgctgTTATAATGGGAGGTCCCTATTTGATTTGGAAACTGCTTTCTACATACAGTGATGAAGAAACAG TATCTAGTAACTGGGCAAGTGGAGAAGATGATCATGTAGTTGGAAGAGCAGAATATGACTTCAATGCGCTCTcagaagaagaaatttctttccGTGCTGGTGACATGCTAAAATTAGCACCCAAAg aacaaCAACCCAAAATCCGTGGTTGGCTTCTGGCTAGTTATGATGGCCAAACAACAGGACTCGTGCCAGCTAATTACATCAAAATCCTGGGCAAAAGAAGAGGTAGGAAAACAATGGACGTGGAAAGGATTACAGAGCAACGGCCAGCCTTTACCGGCACATCTGTTAGAGGATCCACTGCTACTGTGACTTTAGAGGAGCAGGAAGCTGCTTTTGATTCTGTTTTTGCTGGAAGTAATAAAGTTCCTGTTGCGTCTAACTCCACTGTGGTtagtggagagaaacaggaactCTAA